A region from the Vicia villosa cultivar HV-30 ecotype Madison, WI linkage group LG3, Vvil1.0, whole genome shotgun sequence genome encodes:
- the LOC131659262 gene encoding uncharacterized protein LOC131659262, which produces MYWELMMNELVDLDEERLRALEMIKRQKERVSRAYNKKVKGKVFVNNDVVWKVILPIDRKNQALGKWSPHWDGPFRILKVFSNNAYEIKELAEDRRILKVNGKYLKRYKPVMPEVKIAKM; this is translated from the coding sequence atgtattgggaattgatgatgaatgaattggtTGATCTGGATGAAGAAAGATtgcgagcattggagatgataaagaggCAAAAAGAAAGAGTATCGAGAGcgtataacaaaaaggtgaaaggtaaagtgTTTGTTAATAATGATGTCGTTTGGAAAGtcattttgcctatagatcgaaagaatcaggctttAGGGAAATGGTCTCCACATTGGGATGGCCcttttcgaattttaaaagtattttcaaataatgcttacgAAATAAAGGAACTGGCAGAGGATCGTAGGATTCTAAAAGTAAAcggaaagtatctgaaaagatacaagccagtTATGCCTGAAGTTAAGATCGCGAAAATGTAG